GATATTTCCATCTGGACCCAGAACTGGTCCTGGACTCCCCGTCTCAAGTACGGAGAGGAAGGCAAGGCTCCGGCGCTGTGCAAACTGGGCTCCGACGCTTACGGCATCAGGATAAAGACCATATCCGGGCGGCCCGTGGCGGCGGAAGGCAACCCCGATCATCCCCTGAGCCTGGGCGGGATCTGTCCTTTGGGAGCGGCCAGTGTGCAGCTCCTGTACAGCCCCTCGCGGATCAGGAATCCCAAACTGAGAGACGGCAACAGTTTCAGGGACATCGGTTGGGAAGAGGCAGAAAATCTTCTGGCTGAAAAGCTGAAATCCGCCGGGGCGGACATGGCCGTGATCAGCGGCGACGAGACGGGCTCTGTGACCGACGTGCTGGCCGGACTTGCGGCCAAGGCCGGTTCCGACAAGGTTTTTCTGATGCCGGGCGAGAGCGCTCCGGCGGCCGGAGCGCTGGCCATGTTCGGCGGCGACGGCCAGATCGGCTACGATGTGGAAAACGCCGGTTACGTGCTTTTGCTGGGCGCGGACATGCTGGAATCCTGGGGCAATGTCTGCCGCAACGGCAAGGCTTTCGCGGAGGGCCGGTCCAGAAATGCGCGGTATGTGTATGTCGGCCCCGCCCAGAACGGAACTTCGTCTGTGGCCGACGCCTGGGTCCCCTGTGCAGCGGGCATGGAGCCCGTTCTGGCCATGGGTATCGCGAACTGTCTCATCGCCACAGGCCGGGACCGCTCGGCCTGGCCCGGCTATGCCGATTTCGCCAGATTCGTGCAGACGGCGTATCCTCTGGAGAAGGTATCCGCAGCCACGGGCGTGAGCGAGGAAATGATCAAAGGTCTGGCCCGGGAGCTTATGCGGGCTGGCCGTCCGCTGGTGCTGAGCGCCGCCGGTTCCGGACAGGGTCTGGGCGCTTTCGAGGCTGGGGCGGGCATGTGCCTGAACGTGTTGCTTGAGCGGATCAACGTGGCGGGCGGCGTGCGCGTCCTGCCCTGGAACCCGCAGGTGATCGACGGCGCCATGGACCGCAAGACTCTGTTCGGAAACGACGTGACCGGGTATCTGACGGCCGTGGCCGACGGCGGCGCGGAAGCCCCCGCCCTGCTCATGGTTCACGGAGCCAATCCCGCGTATGCGCTGCCCAGCCTGTCCAAGGTTCTGAGTGCGCTGGACAAGGTCGGGTTTGTGATTTCCTTCAGCTCTTTCATGGACGAGACGGCGGCTCTGGCCGATCTCATTCTGCCCGACAGCTACGCTTTCGAGCGTCTGGACGACGCCTATTCACCCTACGGCTCCCCCCAGCCCAATTACACGGTGGCCGCGCCTGTCATCAAACCGGTGTTCGACACCCGGCCCGCTGGAGACGTGCTTCTGTCCGTGGCTGCGAAGGCCGGTCTGGAGCTTGGCTTTGAATCCTTCGAGGATGTGGTCAAGGCCAAGGCCGAAGTGTTAGGGGCGGACTTCGATGAAATGCTTGGCGGCGCGGCCTGGGTGGGTGAGGAATTCCCGGAACAGATGCTGGTCATGTGGACGGCTCCCCTGCGGGAAATCTCCGTTCCGGCGGCGGACGGCAAGCTTGCCCTCGCTCCCGTGACCCGGCTCAAGATCGGCAGCGCCAAAATGGCCACCCCGCCTTTCGGCACCAACGCCATCCGCTACGACGAGATGCTCGGAACGGACATGTACGTGCTGCTCAACGCCAGGACGGCCGGAAAGCTTGGCCTGAAACAGGACGACGCGGTCAAACTGGCCGCCTCAGGCGGTGAATGCCGGGCCTGCGTGCGCATCTTCGAAGGCGTGATGGATGACACCGTGGTCGCCCCCTTGGGCTTCGGCCACACCGCGTGGGATGATTTTTCCAAAGGCAAGGGAGACAACGTCCATAAACTGCTGGCCGCCGAAATCGAGGACGGAACCGGGTTGTCGCGGTTCGCCACGGCGCGGGTCACTGTGAGCAGGGCGTAGTTTTCCGGGCACCTGGAGAGAAGAAGAGGATATTATGCAAGCACCAGAATTCAAAGTAATGTGGGGCATGGCCGTCGATCTCGACAAATGCACCGGATGCGGAGCCTGTACCGTGGCCTGCAGGGCGGAAAACAACCTGCCCCCCGAAGTGGACGCCAGCAACAAGCTGCGTACCTGCGACTGGATGAATATTTACGAGCTTTCCAACGAGAAGCCCTTTCCGGACCATGAAGTGGCTTATCTGCCCCGGCCGTGCATGCAGTGCGGGCAGCCGTCGTGCTCCACGGTCTGCCCCGTGGTGGCTACACTGAAGGACGAGGAAGGGGGCATTGTCAGCCAGATCTATCCCCGCTGCATCGGCTGCCGGTACTGCATGGCCGCGTGTCCGTACCATGCCCGGTATTTCAACTGGTTTGATCCCGTCTGGCCCGAAGGCATGGAAAAGACGCTCACCCCCTATGCGTCGGCCAGACCCCGGGGCGTGGTGGAGAAGTGTACCTTCTGCCATCACCGGTTCATGGCCGCCAAGGAAAAGGCCCGCATGAACGGGGAGGACCCCACCAAGCTGCCCGAGGATGCCTACGTCCCGGCCTGCGCGGAAATCTGTCCTACGGGAGCCATCACCTTCGGAGACCTGAAAAATCCTGAACACAAAGTCGCCAAACTGGCGGCCAGCCCCCACGCATTCCGTCTTCTGGCCAGACTGGGCACGGAACCGCAGGTGTACTACTACTCCAAGCGGGAATGGGTGCGGAAGCTCGGGGATAATTACCTGAAGAATGCCAAGGGAGGAGACCATGTCTGATAGAGCATACTGGCCCGAAGGGGTGGAGCGCTGTTCCCTCGGAAAATTTCTGGCCTGGCTTGGGCTCATCGGTATTTTTCTGGCTTGGGGCGGCTATGGCGCATACCGCGTGCTGGGCACCGGCATCGGCGTGACGGGCCTGGACAACTATTTCGGGTTCGGCCTGTGGATCACCTTCGACCTCGCGGTCATCGCCCTGGGCGCGGGCGCGTTTTTTTCCGGATTTCTGCGCTACATCATCCGCATCGACGATCTCAAAAACGTGATCAATCTGGCCGTGATTGTCGGATTTCTGTGCTATTCCGGGGCCATGCTCATTCTGGTTCTGGACATCGGGCAGCCTCTGCGGGCTTGGTTCGGCTACTGGCATCCCAATGTCCATTCCATGCTGACGGAAGTCATCTTCTGCATCACCTGCTACTGCACGGTGCTCATCATTGAATACCTTCCGCTCATTCTGGAGAACCGGGTCATCAACAAAAACCGGTTCTGCCACCACTTGGCCCATAATTTTCACGTGTACATGCCGCTTTTCGCGGGCATCGGCACCTTTTTGTCCTTCTTCCACCAGGGCTCGCTGGGCGGCATGTACGGCGTGCTGTTCGGGCGGCCCTTCGTGTTCCGCGAAGGCTTTTTCATCTGGCCATGGACGTTCTTTTTGTTCATCGCCTCGGCCATCGCTTCCGGCCCGGCCTTCACCATGCTCTGCGCCACGCTCATGGAAACCATCTCCGGCCGCAAACTGCTCGGCTATGAAACCAAGAAACTGCTGGCCAAGATTTCCGGCCTGCTTCTGTGCTTCTACATCTTCTTCAAGATCATCGATACTTATGCTTGGGCCAAAGGCATTCTGCCGGGCATGGGGCTGACCTTCGACCAGATGTTCAGCAGTGAGCACGGATACGGCAAAAGCCTGCTCTGGCTGGAGCTTTTCTGGTTCGGCTTGTTGCCTGCGGTGATGCTGCTTCTGCCATCGGTACGCAATCGTCCGGTGCTCATGTATGCCGCGGCGGTCATGGCCGCCGTGGGCGTGACCATCAACCGGTTCGTGTTCACGGTGCAGGCTCTGGCCATCCCGGTCATGCCCTTTGACCGCTGGACCACCTACATTCCCAACTGGGCGGAATGGTCCACCACTCTCATGGTTGTGGCTTACGGCTTTCTGGTCATGAGCCTGTCCCACAGGTATCTGCCGATCTTTCCGCAGGAGGTGAAGCTGAACAGCTGATGCCGGCCTTGGCCGGTTCCGGGGCTGGACTCCGGCGCATAACCCCGCTTTCGGCGGGGTTTTTCATGTTTTTTATCGGGCGAGAAGCGAAGAAGAATGCGTCCCGCTTGACCCGAGGATTTATCCTGAGATAGAGTAAACTGACCTCCGAAAGGAAGCGGAGGTATTTTGGCCCTGAACACGAACTACCAGTCCAAGGAGGGACTCATGAAGAAAACTTTGCTTGCCGTTATGGCCGCCTTTTTCATTTCGTCCGTCGCGTACGCGGCCGATGGCGCGCATTGGGGCTATACCGGAAAGGAAGCCCCGGAAAACTGGGCCAAACTGAGCCCGGAATTTTCAGATTGTGCGGGGAAAAACCAGTCTCCTATCAATCTGACAGACTTTATTGATGCACAGCTCAATCCTCTCAAATTCGATTATAAAGCCGGGGGCAATGAAGTCATCAACAATGGGCACACCATCCAGGTCAATTACGCTCCCGGGAGTACAGTGACTATTGACGGCAAGGTTTTGAGCTGAAGCAGTTTCATTTTCATGCCCCGAGTGAAAGTCAGATCAACGGCAAATCTTTTCCTTTCGAGGCGCATTTGGTTCATATGGACCAAAATGGAAACATTGCGGTCATAGAATGTACACTGAAGGGAAAGAGAACAAGGCTCTCGCCGAATTCTGGTCCCGGATTCCGGAAAATGCCGGGGATTCGAAAAAGCTGGAAAAGATTGTCGACGCTTCGTTACTGTTGCCTGCGGACCAGAGTTACTATCGTTTCAACGGTTCATTGACCACGCCTCCTTGCACGGAGAGAGTGCTCTGGATCCTTTTCAAGGAGTCCGTATCCATTTCCAAGGAACAGGTCGAAAAGTTCGCCAAGATCATGAAGCATCCGAACAACCGCCCGGTACAGCCTGTAAACGCTCGGCCGGTTCTCCAATAAATTGAATCTCTGAAAGGGTATCTCAAATCAGCCTGCCGCCAGGTGCTGCTTCCGAATCTTCAACTTTGGAGCAACACCCGGCGGCAGGCTGATTCATTGCTGGCATCATCGATCGGTACAAAGGGAGAGCTTCTCCGTCTTGCGCTGCGGTTACGGGCTGAGTAGGTTTTTTTCACTATGCCATCGCCATGGAGAGGGACAGATATGCGCCGCTTCCTGCTGCCTCTGATTTGCGTCATGCTGGGTGTTCTGCCTGCCCACGCCTATGATTACCCATTCAAGGATCCGTATGCCGCCACCGTCATGGGTACGCTGCCGGAGGACGAGCTGCCTTTGAGTTCCGTCCGTCCGCCCGGGTTCAGGGATCTGAATCCGCTGCGGGATTTGGGGGCCGTGCGGGTGAGGGAAATCCTGATGCATGACCGCCCCGTCCCGGAGCTACTCTGGTATGACGATGCCCTGCAGTACTCCACGGCTCTGCAGCGCAGGCGCGCGCCTCTTCTTTTCGTTATCGCCGGCACCGGCTCTTCCTACGATTCCGCCAATTGCAGATATTTGCAGCAGGTTTTCCACAGGGCCGGATTCCATGTGGTGACCCTGTCCTCGCCCACGTATCCCAACTTTGTGGTCAGCACCTCTTCCACCCAGGTGCCGGGATTCATCCCTCAGGATGTGGCGGATTTATACCGCTGTATGAATGCCATCGCTGATGAGATCGGCCGGGACCAGATCATCTCCGTGAACCTGACGGGGTACAGCCTGGGAGGAACTCAGGCCGCTTTTCTGGCCGAGCTGGACTCGCGGGAGAAGCGTCTGGGATTTCGTAAAATCTTGATGATCAATCCGGCTGTGAACCTGATGGCATCGGCCATGCGGCTGGACCGCCTTCTTGCGGACAATGTGCGGGACCGGGCTGATGCGGCCCACAAGGTGGCCCATCTGGTGGAAGAGCTTTCCGCAGCCTACAAGTCGAGCAGCGAAGTCAATTTCGGTGATGATTTTCTGTATTCTCTCGGCGGACGCACGTTCACAGAGACGGAACTGAAAATACTCATTGGAGTGGCCTTCCGCGTTTCCCTGGCCAATATGGTGTTCACCAGCGATGTGTGCACCGGTGCCGGATACATCGCCCCTCGCGGGCACGCGGTGACCCGTGAGGAATCGCTTTCGTCCTATATGGATGCGGCTGTGGGAGTGACGTTCGAGGACTATGTGGAAGAATATCTGCTCCCGTTTCTCGCCTTCAAGGACCCATCCATGACCCGGGAAAGAGCCATTGCGGCGTGCAGCCTGGAAAGCATCGCGGCGTATCTGCGGAAAAGCTCTCACATCAAGGTCATGACCAATCGGGACGATCTCATCCTGACGAAGGAAGATCTTTCCTTTCTGAGCGCGACATTTGGCCCGAGGTTTAAGCTTTACCCGATAGGCGGGCATTGCGGAAATCTGCGCTACAGAGACAATGTGGCGGTTATGCTGGACTTCTTCCAGAAGTGAGGCTTTGCATGCGTTCATTTTTATGCTTTTTCGCACTTGTCTGTCTGGCCGCCTGCTCCACCACGTCTCAGCACAAACCGGGGGATTTTCAGGCTCCGGTTCAGCGGGGCCTGGAGGAGAATTCCACCATAGAGCGTCCGTTTCAGGTGAACGATCCGTGGGAAGGTTTCAACCGGAATATGTACCATTTCAACGCGCAGCTGGACCGTTATGTCTATCTGCCCGTAGTGCGCGTGTACGAACAGGTATTGCCGGACAGCGTGCAGAAGGGAATTTCCAACATATTCAACAACCTGAAAGAGATCCCCATCTTCGTGAATTCCGTTTTGCAGGGAAAGGCCAAGAAAGCCTCGGTCTCTCTGGGCCGGTTTATTTTCAACACGACCATCGGCCTTGGCGGCATCATGGACGTGCTGGGTAATGGCGGCATCCCGCAGGAAAATGAAGACTTCGGGCAGACTCTCGGCTTCTGGGGCGTACCGCCCGGACCGTATCTGGTGCTGCCCGTGTTCGGCCCTTCCAATATGCGCGATACGGCCGGACTTGTGCCCAACGCTGCCATGACCTTGAATCCGGCGGATTTCGTCTTTGATGGGCTGAGCTGGACAGTGCGGAGTTCCGCTTCTCTGGGTGTGTACGCTGTGTGGGCCGTGGACGCGCGGCATCAGATCAAGTTTCGCTACTATGAGACCGGAAGTCCTTTCGAGTACCAGCTGGTGCGTTTTCTTTACATGAAGAAGCGGGAACTGGATATTGCCAAATAATTTGAGCCGGTTTGACAAGATGCCTCCGCGATACGCCGCCCGGCTGATTTTGGCCGGGCGTTTGTATTTCCTGAAGGCAGGTGAGGCTTGCCCGCAGTGCAAAGTTTTTTTACGATGTTCCGTATTGGTCAAGTGTGAGTGAAAAAAGCTGAAGATTAGACTGGTTCAGGCTCAAAAGTAATTCGTTTTTTCACGATCTTTCTTTTACTCCGCTGATTTATTCACATGTCAAAAGTTTGGATTCGGGCTGGAGTAAGAAGCAGCCTCGTCCTTGGGAAGGTTAGCCGGTTTGTCCTTTGGTTGATCTGACTGGTTCGATTTTCGGAAATTCATGTGCCGGGAGCACATAGAAATAAGACTGCGGGGATTTTTCAGTATTCCCATGCGGGCCAACAAACAGGAGGGAATTGTTCATGGCGCAGGAGACAAACATTGTTGTAGATCGGGGGGAGAGTAAATTGTCCGATTTGTGGACAAAAGAGGATTATCTGGCCATCTGGCTGGGTTTTCTGGTCATTGCGGTATGCATCGGGGCCTATTTTTACGGCGGTCCCAAAGATGAAATTTCTCAGAAAATGGCTCCTCTGGACCAGATTCAGGCCGCTGAAAAGGAGAGAGCGCCTTTCAAGACCGTGGCTTGGCACAAGGCTCAGGATGACAAGGCCAAATTGCGGGGCTCCAGTACCGCCTTCGGCAAATTTGCCGGCCATTGGACGAAAAAGCCCGGCTCATGGAAAACCAATCCATTGGACTCGTTGGTCCGCACTGAAGCTCAGGCCAAGGCTTTGAACGAGAAGGCCATGCCCAAGTACGAAGCGGCCAAGGCCAAGGCTGCCGAATCGCTTGCGGCGGCCGAGGCGGCTGAAACGGCGGCCGCAGCCGCCGCATTCCAGGATCAGGCTCTGAACGACGACGCCACTGCCAAGATCTCCCAGTGGAGGGACGACCACAAGGCGGCGGGAGAGGCCAAGAAAAAGACGGAAAACAAAGCCCACAACTATATCCCGTCTTTGATCGTTCTTTTTCTCTTCCTGTCCGCTTTTTTTGGCGTGGGCATCGCGCTCATGGGCAAAAATGTGCCCGAGTTCGTCATGGGCTTTGTGGGCGTGTTTCTGGTGTCGATGCTGGCCTACATGCTGGGCGGGCAGGCCATCTCCAAGCAGTACGGCTTCGGTGCCGAGGCTTGGGGTGTGGTCCTGGGCATGCTTATCGCCAATACGGTGGGTACTCCGAGGTGGGTGCTGCCGGCCTGCCAGGTGGAGTTTTTCATTAAAACCGGTCTGGTTCTTTTGGGTGCGGAAGTTCTTTTCAACAAGATCGTGGCCATTGGTATCCCCGGTATTTTCGTGGCCTGGGTAGTGACACCCATCGTTTTGGTGTGCACATACATCTTCGGGCAGACTGTGTTGAAGATGCCTTCCAAGACTCTGAACATCGTCATTTCCGCTGACATGTCCGTGTGCGGTACTTCCGCCGCCATCGCCACGGCAGCCGCCTGCCGGGCCAAGAAGGAGGAGCTGACTCTGTCCATAGGTCTGTCCCTGGTCTTCACAGCGATCATGATGATTGCCATGCCCGCCTTTATCAAGGCTGTGGGCATGCCGGAGGTCCTGGGTGGTGCCTGGATGGGCGGCACCATTGACTCCACCGGTGCAGTGGCCGCTGCGGGTGCTTTTCTGGGACAGAAGGCCATGTATGTGGCCGCGACCATCAAGATGATTCAGAATGTCATGATCGGCGTGACGGCCTTCTGCGTGGCCGTGTACTGGTGCACGCGCGTGGATGTGCAGGCTGGCCGTACCGTAGGGGCTGGAGAAATCTGGAACCGCTTCCCCAAGTTCGTGCTGGGCTTTATCGCCGCGTCCATCCTCTTTTCGATTCTCGATGCGAGTCTGGGTAAGGACATGGGTTCCGCCCTGATCGATCACGGCGTAGTACGTGGAGGTACGCGCCTGTTGCGTGACTGGTTCTTTGCTCTGTCCTTTGCGGCTATCGGCCTTTCCACTAATTTCCGGGAGTTGGCCAAGTACTTCAAGGGCGGCAAGCCGGTTATTCTGTATGTCTGCGGCCAGAGCCTCAACCTCTGCCTGACGCTGGCCATGGCTTATGTCATGTTCTACCTTGTATTCCCCGAGATCACTGCCAAGATCTGAACCGTCAACCAAACCCATGCCGGGAGGTAACCACCTCCCGGCATGTTCAAGGCCTTTTCCCATGTTTGAAAAATCTCTGCTGGTCCGATTGAAAAACTTCGTTCTCGCCTTGGGAACATCCCTTGTCATTGTTTATGTTTTTCTGCCTTTTCTGACCCGCTCATGCGGTGCTCTGACCACCATGGCCCGCCATTTGGATCAGACCGGCATTGATCCCAGCCGCTATTACTACACTGATGTGGAGCAGGTGGACGAAGGAGAGCGCTATCTGCGTGGAGCCTTGGAAGAGAACTGATGAACCCACGCATAAGCCTGTTGTCGTAAAATTTTCCCCTCGTTCTGTTCAACCTGCTCGGCTTTTTCGCTTTATTCCCATCATAATTGGCTGGTGTTCCTAGCTCGTAACAAGAGGGCATGTATGGAAATGCTCCGTTTGCTCCTGCCTTGGCGAGTGAGGCTGGATATCGCTGAGCATGAAGGGGAATCTTGATGATGAGATAATGTCGAGAGGCGAATAAAGCGCTTGTTCTCTGCTAAATTAGGAGGCTGTTTTTTCGGACGGGACTGGGTGAGATGATGGCTGGGCGACTAGGATTCGAACCTAGATTAACGGAGTCAGAGTCCGCTGTCCTGCCGTTGAACGATCGCCCAAGATGGCGTCCCCAAGGGG
Above is a window of Desulfomicrobium orale DSM 12838 DNA encoding:
- the qrcB gene encoding menaquinone reductase molybdopterin-binding-like subunit QrcB; its protein translation is MGIDRRSFISLVAGGAAGSLFTPVIWKTLDDISIWTQNWSWTPRLKYGEEGKAPALCKLGSDAYGIRIKTISGRPVAAEGNPDHPLSLGGICPLGAASVQLLYSPSRIRNPKLRDGNSFRDIGWEEAENLLAEKLKSAGADMAVISGDETGSVTDVLAGLAAKAGSDKVFLMPGESAPAAGALAMFGGDGQIGYDVENAGYVLLLGADMLESWGNVCRNGKAFAEGRSRNARYVYVGPAQNGTSSVADAWVPCAAGMEPVLAMGIANCLIATGRDRSAWPGYADFARFVQTAYPLEKVSAATGVSEEMIKGLARELMRAGRPLVLSAAGSGQGLGAFEAGAGMCLNVLLERINVAGGVRVLPWNPQVIDGAMDRKTLFGNDVTGYLTAVADGGAEAPALLMVHGANPAYALPSLSKVLSALDKVGFVISFSSFMDETAALADLILPDSYAFERLDDAYSPYGSPQPNYTVAAPVIKPVFDTRPAGDVLLSVAAKAGLELGFESFEDVVKAKAEVLGADFDEMLGGAAWVGEEFPEQMLVMWTAPLREISVPAADGKLALAPVTRLKIGSAKMATPPFGTNAIRYDEMLGTDMYVLLNARTAGKLGLKQDDAVKLAASGGECRACVRIFEGVMDDTVVAPLGFGHTAWDDFSKGKGDNVHKLLAAEIEDGTGLSRFATARVTVSRA
- a CDS encoding VacJ family lipoprotein; translated protein: MRSFLCFFALVCLAACSTTSQHKPGDFQAPVQRGLEENSTIERPFQVNDPWEGFNRNMYHFNAQLDRYVYLPVVRVYEQVLPDSVQKGISNIFNNLKEIPIFVNSVLQGKAKKASVSLGRFIFNTTIGLGGIMDVLGNGGIPQENEDFGQTLGFWGVPPGPYLVLPVFGPSNMRDTAGLVPNAAMTLNPADFVFDGLSWTVRSSASLGVYAVWAVDARHQIKFRYYETGSPFEYQLVRFLYMKKRELDIAK
- a CDS encoding carbonic anhydrase family protein, encoding MKKTLLAVMAAFFISSVAYAADGAHWGYTGKEAPENWAKLSPEFSDCAGKNQSPINLTDFIDAQLNPLKFDYKAGGNEVINNGHTIQVNYAPGSTVTIDGKVLS
- the qrcC gene encoding menaquinone reductase iron-sulfur cluster-binding subunit QrcC — its product is MQAPEFKVMWGMAVDLDKCTGCGACTVACRAENNLPPEVDASNKLRTCDWMNIYELSNEKPFPDHEVAYLPRPCMQCGQPSCSTVCPVVATLKDEEGGIVSQIYPRCIGCRYCMAACPYHARYFNWFDPVWPEGMEKTLTPYASARPRGVVEKCTFCHHRFMAAKEKARMNGEDPTKLPEDAYVPACAEICPTGAITFGDLKNPEHKVAKLAASPHAFRLLARLGTEPQVYYYSKREWVRKLGDNYLKNAKGGDHV
- a CDS encoding YeiH family protein, producing the protein MAQETNIVVDRGESKLSDLWTKEDYLAIWLGFLVIAVCIGAYFYGGPKDEISQKMAPLDQIQAAEKERAPFKTVAWHKAQDDKAKLRGSSTAFGKFAGHWTKKPGSWKTNPLDSLVRTEAQAKALNEKAMPKYEAAKAKAAESLAAAEAAETAAAAAAFQDQALNDDATAKISQWRDDHKAAGEAKKKTENKAHNYIPSLIVLFLFLSAFFGVGIALMGKNVPEFVMGFVGVFLVSMLAYMLGGQAISKQYGFGAEAWGVVLGMLIANTVGTPRWVLPACQVEFFIKTGLVLLGAEVLFNKIVAIGIPGIFVAWVVTPIVLVCTYIFGQTVLKMPSKTLNIVISADMSVCGTSAAIATAAACRAKKEELTLSIGLSLVFTAIMMIAMPAFIKAVGMPEVLGGAWMGGTIDSTGAVAAAGAFLGQKAMYVAATIKMIQNVMIGVTAFCVAVYWCTRVDVQAGRTVGAGEIWNRFPKFVLGFIAASILFSILDASLGKDMGSALIDHGVVRGGTRLLRDWFFALSFAAIGLSTNFRELAKYFKGGKPVILYVCGQSLNLCLTLAMAYVMFYLVFPEITAKI
- a CDS encoding carbonic anhydrase family protein gives rise to the protein MYTEGKENKALAEFWSRIPENAGDSKKLEKIVDASLLLPADQSYYRFNGSLTTPPCTERVLWILFKESVSISKEQVEKFAKIMKHPNNRPVQPVNARPVLQ
- the qrcD gene encoding menaquinone reductase integral membrane subunit QrcD: MSDRAYWPEGVERCSLGKFLAWLGLIGIFLAWGGYGAYRVLGTGIGVTGLDNYFGFGLWITFDLAVIALGAGAFFSGFLRYIIRIDDLKNVINLAVIVGFLCYSGAMLILVLDIGQPLRAWFGYWHPNVHSMLTEVIFCITCYCTVLIIEYLPLILENRVINKNRFCHHLAHNFHVYMPLFAGIGTFLSFFHQGSLGGMYGVLFGRPFVFREGFFIWPWTFFLFIASAIASGPAFTMLCATLMETISGRKLLGYETKKLLAKISGLLLCFYIFFKIIDTYAWAKGILPGMGLTFDQMFSSEHGYGKSLLWLELFWFGLLPAVMLLLPSVRNRPVLMYAAAVMAAVGVTINRFVFTVQALAIPVMPFDRWTTYIPNWAEWSTTLMVVAYGFLVMSLSHRYLPIFPQEVKLNS